A single Thiohalobacter thiocyanaticus DNA region contains:
- a CDS encoding F0F1 ATP synthase subunit delta: protein MAELTTIARPYAQAVFRLAREQQNLDAWSDMLGLMAVVASDPDMQRLLDNPRLTEDQLAGFFLEICGERLNAEGRNLVRVLAENRRLAALPEMFRLYQEHKSAAEGAIKAELITAYPATEAHKATVLEALKQRFGREVELECRTDQNLVGGAIIRAGDTVIDGSVRGKLARLATALSH from the coding sequence ATGGCCGAACTCACCACTATCGCGCGACCCTATGCCCAGGCGGTGTTCCGTCTGGCGCGGGAGCAGCAAAACCTGGATGCCTGGTCCGACATGCTCGGCCTGATGGCCGTCGTGGCGTCGGATCCGGACATGCAGCGCCTGCTCGACAACCCGCGCCTGACCGAGGATCAACTCGCCGGTTTCTTTCTGGAGATCTGCGGCGAGCGGCTGAACGCGGAAGGCAGGAACCTGGTCAGGGTGCTGGCCGAGAACCGGCGCCTGGCCGCCCTGCCCGAGATGTTCCGACTGTATCAGGAGCACAAGAGCGCGGCCGAGGGCGCGATCAAGGCCGAGCTGATCACCGCCTACCCCGCCACCGAGGCGCACAAGGCCACTGTCCTGGAGGCGCTCAAGCAGCGCTTCGGGCGCGAGGTGGAACTGGAGTGCAGAACCGACCAGAACCTGGTCGGCGGTGCGATCATCCGCGCGGGCGATACCGTTATCGATGGTTCGGTCCGGGGCAAACTGGCCCGTCTGGCCACCGCCCTGAGCCACTGA